CTGGAACCTCAACAGCCGTCCCGCCGTGCTGCTGGGCGTCGACGTGCTGAAGATGTTCGCCCGGGTCGAGCTGGACTTCGGTTCGGACAGGGTGAAGTTCCGCCTGGGCAAGGGCTGGGCGCCGCCGATCCTGGAGGCCTGACCCAAGCTTGAGCGGCGGGCGCGCCGAACGCTCGTTCCGACGATCCCGCCAGCGCCGGTTGCGGTTCACGGCCCGCGCCGCTAAGGGGAAGCGCCTTTTGAAAGGGGAGCTCCCATGACCGAGATCGTCGACATCATCGCCCGCGAAATCCTGGACAGCCGCGGCAATCCGACGGTCGAGGTCGATGTCGTCCTGGAAGACGGCGCCTTTGGTCGCGCCGCGGTGCCGTCGGGCGCCTCGACGGGCGCGCACGAAGCGGTCGAAAAGCGCGACGGCGACAAGTCGCGCTACGGCGGCAAGGGCGTGAAGTCGGCCGTCGACGCGGTCAACAACGAGCTGTTCGACGCGCTGTCGGGCGTCGACGCCGAAGACCAGCGCCGCATCGACAACCTGATGATCGAGCTGGACGGCACGCCCAACAAGAGCCGCCTGGGCGCCAACGCCATCCTCGGCGTCTCGCTGGCCACCGCCAAGGCCGCCGCCGAGTCGGCCGGCCTGCCGCTGTACAAGTACGTCGGCGGCGTCTCGGCTCGCGTCCTGCCGGTGCCGATGATGAACATCATCAACGGCGGCGCCCACGCCGACAACCCGATCGACATCCAGGAATTCATGATCCTGCCGACCGGCGCCCCGACCTTCGCCGAAGCCTTGCGCATGGGTGCGGAGATCTTCCACGGCCTGAAGAAGGCCCTAAAGGACGCTGGCCACAACACCAACGTCGGCGACGAGGGCGGCTTTGCTCCCAACCTCGGCTCGGCCGAAGACGCCCTGGCCTTCATCGTCAAGGCGGGGGAGGCGGCCGGCTACAAGTCGGGCGAGGACTTCGTCCTGGGCCTGGACGTCGCTGCCACCGAGTTCTTCAAGAACGGCAAGTACGAGCTGGAGGGCGAAGGCAAGAGCCTGGACCCGGCCCAGATGGTCGACTACCTGGCCAACCTGGCCGACAAGTTCCCGATCCTGTCGATCGAAGACGGCATGTCGGAAGACGATTTCGAAGGCTGGAAGCTGCTGACCGACAAGCTGGGCAAGAAGGTCCAGCTGGTGGGCGACGACCTGTTCGTGACCAATCCCAAGCGCCTACAGATCGGCCTGGACAAGGGCCTGGCCAATTCGATCCTGATCAAGGTCAACCAGATCGGCACGCTTTCGGAAACCATCGACGCCGTCGATCTGGCCCACCGCAACGCCTACACCAGCGTGATGAGCCACCGCTCGGGCGAGACCGAGGACAGCACGATCGCCGACCTGGCCGTCGCCCTGAACTGCGGTCAGATCAAGACTGGCTCGCTGGCCCGTTCGGACCGGCTGGCCAAGTACAACCAACTGCTGCGCATCGAGGAAGCCCTCGACGACCAGGCCGTCTATGCCGGCCGCGCGGTGCTCAAGGGTCGCTAGATCCGATCGACACGACGACGAAGGGCGGCGCCTCCAGCGCCGCCCTTTTTCGTTTCAAGCGTTACGATTCTGGGGGTGGCGGCCCTGATCGCCCGTTTGCGAGGCGCCGGGCGCCAAAGTTCACCAACAATTTTTCTAAAAGCGAAAATGGGTGTGCGCCGCACTGCCGCAGAAAACGTCGCCGAACGCGGTTTCAGATGCTGCGACGCGGTATTTAGATGCCCTTGAAACCATCTCAAATGAAAGCGTTAGGGGGCTGCTTTCGAGATCTTG
The window above is part of the Caulobacter soli genome. Proteins encoded here:
- the eno gene encoding phosphopyruvate hydratase codes for the protein MTEIVDIIAREILDSRGNPTVEVDVVLEDGAFGRAAVPSGASTGAHEAVEKRDGDKSRYGGKGVKSAVDAVNNELFDALSGVDAEDQRRIDNLMIELDGTPNKSRLGANAILGVSLATAKAAAESAGLPLYKYVGGVSARVLPVPMMNIINGGAHADNPIDIQEFMILPTGAPTFAEALRMGAEIFHGLKKALKDAGHNTNVGDEGGFAPNLGSAEDALAFIVKAGEAAGYKSGEDFVLGLDVAATEFFKNGKYELEGEGKSLDPAQMVDYLANLADKFPILSIEDGMSEDDFEGWKLLTDKLGKKVQLVGDDLFVTNPKRLQIGLDKGLANSILIKVNQIGTLSETIDAVDLAHRNAYTSVMSHRSGETEDSTIADLAVALNCGQIKTGSLARSDRLAKYNQLLRIEEALDDQAVYAGRAVLKGR